From the Sulfuricurvum sp. genome, one window contains:
- a CDS encoding molybdopterin-binding protein: protein MKTPHFYAVIIGSEILNGRREDKHFTFIRDALLHRGHVLFSTFIIKDDTNLINSIFSLVKNDPNGVMFSFGGIGSTPDDLTRQLASDVFSDGELISHPQFYSDILERFGDQAFPHRVNMALLPKNSGLLHNIINNMSGFYLEDRYFFMPGFPEMSHAMVEEALERFYPKSVITYRKTLIAQTSENTLIEVMEILNSDVDFSSLPMINNGQPTVEISIASHDKELCEENFALFERDLEQKNIKFEIII from the coding sequence ATGAAAACACCACACTTTTATGCCGTTATAATCGGCTCAGAAATTCTCAACGGCCGTCGTGAAGATAAACATTTTACCTTCATTCGTGATGCTCTATTACATCGAGGGCATGTTTTATTTTCGACATTTATCATCAAAGATGATACAAATCTCATCAACTCCATTTTTTCACTTGTTAAAAATGATCCCAATGGTGTGATGTTCAGCTTCGGTGGTATCGGCTCAACACCTGATGATTTAACCCGACAACTTGCTAGTGATGTCTTTAGTGATGGAGAACTTATTTCTCATCCCCAATTTTACAGTGATATTTTAGAGCGTTTTGGAGATCAAGCATTTCCCCATCGTGTTAATATGGCATTGTTACCAAAAAATTCGGGATTATTGCACAATATTATCAATAATATGTCGGGATTTTATTTGGAAGATCGCTACTTTTTCATGCCCGGTTTCCCTGAAATGTCTCATGCTATGGTAGAGGAGGCGTTGGAGCGTTTTTATCCCAAATCAGTGATAACGTACCGAAAAACTCTCATCGCGCAAACCTCGGAAAATACGTTGATAGAAGTGATGGAAATACTCAATAGTGATGTTGATTTTTCCTCTTTGCCGATGATTAATAACGGACAACCTACTGTTGAAATTTCTATTGCATCCCACGATAAAGAGCTATGTGAAGAAAATTTTGCCCTTTTTGAACGTGATTTGGAACAAAAAAATATA
- the glyS gene encoding glycine--tRNA ligase subunit beta, with translation MTKPLLIEIGVEELPAVPLLKELSEIEKKWADILEKNTLMCEFEFYYTPRRLVLWHREFKTQQEDRIEEFFGAPVDIAIKDGIPTPAALGFAKKCGVEFSAISRNEKGGKEVLYYAKNIEGQESSKLLSGMINQWIKSLNFGKSMRWGSNSESFIRPIRWLNVMLGDKQVEAELFGVQSAPLTYVHRISHFEAKPLGSLHEYFDVLKNGAVTLFPEVRRSTILEAFKNLENEHGVTIEIDDDLLDEVVAITEHPTPLLGKFDETFLELPPEVIITSMKEHQRYFPVFKEGKLINAFVVVSNALTDDFSHVIEGNERVLRPRLSDALFFYRNDLKKGLSTAGLEKVVFMNGLGTLAEKIKREKVVATTIANLIYDNINPNYLERAMELAKADLMSEMVYEFTELQGLMGYYYALALGESTEVATAIKEQYLPTGEDSALPSTMLSAIVAMSMKVDTLIGMFSIGEIPTGSRDPFALRRAVTGIIKITEAYQIPLDFSTLIDQLSSLYPQGKEYKKNIETFIIERLGGAYDDVNPSIIQSVIASPKGVERKANVGTVKVIVDNEIHNAMTETEKSNISLNILEIGRKIRAVSAIASSESFLEAFSTFKRVSNILKDEAMDKGFSVNESLFENDSERNLYSAATSAISTNYETLEERLDALFALKAPLDTFFDNVMVNAEDLNVRANRKALVGMIYAEIYSIADIKNITL, from the coding sequence ATGACAAAACCACTTTTGATAGAAATCGGTGTTGAAGAACTTCCGGCAGTCCCATTACTCAAAGAGTTGAGTGAAATAGAGAAAAAATGGGCTGATATTTTAGAAAAAAATACCCTTATGTGTGAGTTCGAATTTTATTACACCCCTAGACGTTTAGTGCTATGGCACAGAGAGTTCAAAACTCAACAAGAAGATCGTATTGAGGAATTTTTCGGCGCACCCGTTGATATTGCGATTAAAGATGGCATACCAACCCCAGCGGCGTTAGGGTTTGCTAAAAAATGCGGTGTAGAGTTTAGTGCAATCAGTCGCAATGAAAAAGGTGGTAAAGAGGTTCTTTATTATGCTAAAAACATTGAAGGACAAGAGAGCTCAAAACTCCTCTCTGGCATGATTAACCAGTGGATTAAAAGCCTAAATTTCGGAAAATCGATGCGTTGGGGTAGCAACAGCGAGAGTTTTATCCGTCCGATCCGTTGGCTCAATGTGATGTTAGGGGACAAGCAAGTAGAAGCAGAGCTGTTTGGTGTCCAATCAGCTCCTTTGACCTATGTCCATCGTATCAGCCATTTTGAAGCCAAGCCGCTTGGATCATTGCATGAGTATTTTGATGTACTTAAAAACGGTGCTGTGACCTTGTTTCCGGAAGTGCGCCGTAGCACTATTTTAGAAGCATTTAAAAATCTAGAGAATGAACATGGAGTGACTATCGAAATCGATGATGATTTGCTCGATGAAGTAGTTGCAATCACCGAACATCCGACACCGTTATTAGGCAAATTTGACGAAACATTTTTGGAACTTCCTCCCGAAGTTATCATCACTTCGATGAAAGAGCATCAACGCTATTTTCCTGTGTTCAAAGAGGGGAAACTCATCAACGCATTCGTCGTGGTCTCTAATGCCCTCACCGATGATTTCAGCCATGTTATCGAGGGGAATGAACGGGTTCTCCGCCCACGCCTCTCCGATGCACTCTTTTTCTACCGGAATGACCTCAAAAAAGGGCTCAGTACAGCAGGGTTAGAAAAAGTGGTCTTTATGAACGGCTTGGGGACGTTGGCAGAGAAAATAAAACGGGAAAAAGTAGTTGCAACGACTATCGCCAATCTCATATATGATAATATTAATCCTAATTATTTAGAGCGTGCGATGGAATTAGCAAAAGCCGACTTAATGTCGGAAATGGTCTATGAGTTTACTGAACTTCAGGGGCTTATGGGGTATTACTATGCGTTAGCTCTGGGGGAATCTACCGAAGTAGCCACCGCGATCAAAGAGCAATATCTCCCTACGGGTGAAGATAGCGCATTGCCAAGCACAATGCTCAGTGCTATCGTTGCCATGTCGATGAAAGTCGATACTCTCATCGGTATGTTCAGTATTGGTGAAATTCCAACAGGTTCACGAGACCCGTTTGCCCTTCGTCGTGCCGTTACTGGGATTATCAAAATTACCGAAGCATATCAAATTCCGTTAGACTTCTCTACCTTGATCGATCAGCTCTCATCACTCTATCCGCAGGGCAAAGAATACAAAAAGAATATTGAGACCTTTATCATTGAGCGTCTCGGTGGTGCTTATGATGATGTCAATCCATCGATTATTCAATCGGTTATTGCATCACCTAAAGGAGTGGAACGTAAAGCTAATGTTGGAACAGTAAAAGTGATTGTAGATAATGAAATTCACAATGCTATGACAGAAACTGAAAAATCAAATATTAGTTTAAACATACTTGAAATTGGACGTAAAATACGAGCAGTCTCTGCTATCGCATCATCCGAGTCATTCCTCGAAGCATTTTCTACCTTTAAACGGGTCAGTAATATCCTCAAAGACGAAGCGATGGACAAAGGTTTCAGTGTCAATGAATCACTCTTTGAAAACGACTCTGAGCGTAATCTCTATTCTGCCGCAACGTCTGCTATCTCTACGAACTACGAAACCCTCGAAGAGCGTTTAGATGCGTTGTTCGCTCTCAAAGCACCTCTCGATACCTTTTTCGACAATGTTATGGTCAATGCAGAAGATTTAAACGTTAGAGCTAACCGTAAAGCGTTGGTTGGTATGATTTATGCCGAAATTTATTCGATTGCCGACATCAAAAATATCACTCTCTAG